CAGGGACTTCGTCCCGAGGACTGGAGGGGGCGCGCTCCAGGTCCACTTCCCGGATTCACGCGAACGGCTGGAGACCTTCCTCGTTCCCGGCCATGTGGACATGCCGAAGACGTTCAGAGGCTTGCGAGCCCTCCAGCGCTCCGCATTCACCCGCGATCCCGCCGCGACGGATTGGCCGTCGGACGATCCGGATGTGCCGGAGTTTCAAAACTGGCCGTGGGACCTCACCTTCAGCCAGCTGCCTCCCGGCCGCTACACCTTCTTCGCCATCGATGGCTTGTTCGGCCCGGTGGCAATGCGCGTGCTCGTGGACCTGAAGCAAGGCGAGACGAAGCCCCTCCGGCTGGGCTTTCCCGTCGACAGTGGGGAAGCGTCGCTCGATCCCTGAAGCCCGCCTATGCGCCGTCCACCGGCAGCGTCACCATGAACGCCGCGCCGCCGCCGGATGCTTCCTCCACCCAGACGCGGCCGCCGTGCGCTTCCACGATCTGCTGCACGATGTAGAGCCCCAGGCCCAGGCCTCCCGTGCGCGCGGAGCCCTGCACCTGGGCGAAGCGCTGGAAGATGCGCTCTCGCTCTGCGGCGGGGACTCCCGGACCGCCGTCCCGCACGGTCAGCCGCAGCTGTCCGTCCTGACGGCGCAGCGACACGTTCACCGGCGTGCCCTGTCCGTATCTCAGCGCATTGGAAATGAGGTTGCTCAGCACCTGCTCCAGCTTGAGCCGGTCGAACCGGCACGGCGCAGGGCCCTCCACGCGCGCGTCCAGCTCCACCCCGGCCTGCTTCGCCTCGTCCCCGAAGCGCGCCACCAGGTCCTGCACCACCGGCGCCAGGTCGTCGCTCGCCAGATCGAAGTCCAGCTTGCCCGTGCGGATGCGGCTCACGTCCAGCAGGTTGTCCAACAGCGACGTCAGCCGCTTGAGCTGCCGGTCCGCCGCGTCCAGCCGCGTCGTGACCTTCTCGGAGCCCAGGGGCTCGTGGCCCTTCGACTCGGCCATGCGCCGCAACAGGTCCACCTGCAGGCGCAGCGACGTGAGCGGCGTGCGCAGCTCGTGGCTTGCCACCGACAGGAAGTCGTCGCGCGTGCGCACCGCCTCGTGCAACGCCTCCTCCGTCTCCTTCAGCGCGGTGATGTCCAGGATGGCCCCGCGCACCACCATCACCTTGCCGTTCGCGTCGCGGATGACTCGCGACCGGCTGATGAGCCAGTGCCAGGTGTTGTCCGGCCAGTGCGTGCGGAAGGTGGAGGAATACGACAGCACGTCGTTGTGGAAGATGGCCGTCACCTGCGCTTCCACCGCGGGACGGTCGTCCGGATGCAGCGACGCCAGGAACTGCTCGTGCGTCCACTCCGCCAGGAGCTGCGGGTAGCCGTAGAGCCGGTCATGCCCCTCCGAGCGGAACACCTGCCCGGTGACGAGGTTCGTCTCCCAGACCGCCATCTGCGCGGACTCCAGCGCCACCTGGAACCGCTCGCCCAGCTGGCGGAAGCGCTCCTCGGTGCGCGTGACCTCGGTCTCCGCGCGCTGACGGCGGGTGATGTCCGTGGCCAGCACCCACGTCTCGCCGCCCACCGGCCGCACGGACAGCTCCAGCCAGACGCCTGACGGCAGCTCCGACAGGAAGCGCGCGGGCTCGCGCGTGGTGAGCGCGTCCAGCAGCCGCTCGTGCAACGTCGTGCCGGCCAGCATCGGCTGCGCTTCCCACGGCGTCAGGCCCTGGCAGGTGCCATACGGCAGGCCCAGCAGCGACGCGGCGCGGTGGTTGAGCTCATGGATGATTCCCTGCGCGTCGAGCGCCAGGAACGCCTCGGCCATCATCTCCCGCAGGACCTGCAAGCGGGTCTGCGCGGACATGCTGGCCTCGTCGGCCGGAACGGGGGGCTGATTCGCGTCACGCGGCGTGCGCGCGGCGGCCGTGCCCGGTGAGGACGCATCGTCCTTGGATGCGTGGCGAACAGGTTCGAACGGACCACCGGGGAGGGGACTCATCGGGTTTGCACGCTCCCGCACGGCCCCCGCGCCCGTCAAGCGAGCGCACAGGGCGTCCGGGCCGTCTGTCAGCCCAGCGGATCCATGAGGGGTTCAGGCATGACCCACAACTCGGTGGGCCGTGCATAGGCCTTGTCGAACGCGAAGAGGATTCCGTTCCATCGATCCCAGAAGTCCGCCCAGCTGTACTCGCACGGAGGGGAGGTGAGCGGGTTTCCGTCGCGGTCCGGTTGGGCATACGCATAGTCCGCGTAGGTCCAGCGCACGGTGCCGAAGTCCGTCATCAGGAAGGGCGTCAGCATCTGGAGCACGGCCGCGCGAGACACCTCGTCGGAGGGCGAACCCGCGGGCGTGAAGACGGGCTGGGCCTGGTCGTACTGTTCGCGCCACGCGACGAAGTTGGTGCCCATGGCGACGAGCGCGTCACGGCGCGCGGGCGTGGGCGCGAGCCGGGCGTCCTCGTAGAGCGCGAACGCGGCGATGAGCAGGCTCTTCCAGGGCATGCCGGGGAAGATCAAATCCATGCGGGTGGGGCGCGGCGAGTCCTCCGCGTGCGCGATGGCATAGGCATACGCCTGCTGTGCCTCCACGTTGTTGGCGTCCACCAGGGTGAACTCGGTGAGCACGCGCGCGGGCGTGATGGGCCCGGTGGCGGCGGCGCGCCAGTCCAGATACAGACGCGCTGAGCCGCCGATGTCGTTGTAGATGGCGAGGTTGCCTTCGTGGAGCGTGCGCTCCAGCGTGATGACGATGGCCTCCACCTTGTCGAGCGGCGTCGCGCCCGGAGCGCTCCAGTACAGCGTGCCCATGCGCGACGCGGTGGCCAGCAGGGTGCGCACGTCCGCGAGCGCCCCGGCGTTGAGCGCGCTCGTCAGCACACTGAGGGCCGTGGCAGCGTCCACCGTCAGGCCCTGCGCGATGAGCCGGAGCGACAGGTCCTGGATCCGCAGGCGCAGCACGCCGTCCAGCCCCAGCCGGTCCAGCGCGTTCGTCAGCGACAGCGAAGGCTGAAGCCGCGCGGTGTTGATGAAGTGCCGCGCGAGCGCCGCGCTGTACATGCCCTTGCCGCCGGCCTGGGACGCATGCGGCGCGAAGGTGAACCAGTTGGGACGCACGCTGCTGGTGCCACCGGGTTGCAGCGTGGGGTCGATGATGCCGCCCAGCTCATACGCGATGCCGATGTAGCCCAGCGTGATGGTGCGGTTGTCCTCCAGCGGCGTGGGCGCGGACTGCGCCTGGGCGGAGGCGGAGGTCAGGACGAGGAGCGCGCCGAGGAGCGCGGCGGTGGAGCGGCGCACGTCGGTGCGAGAGGGAATCGCCAAGGTGGGGGTCCAGGGGTGGGGGGCTGATGGACCAAGCTAGACAGCGGCGGCGCCGGTCCAAACCCCAGCCCCCGCAGTGGGACTCATGCTGCGTTGAGTGGACGACCCTTGGGCAGCAGGCTCGCGCTGTTGACGCGCGGGGTCAGCTCCCAAGTCCCGGCAGGGCACGGGTCTTCCTGGGAAACCGGCGCCGCGGTGCTTCAAGCTCCCTTCGGGGGCGCGAAGTACGAGACGAACGGCGCCACGTCCCGGTAGCCCATGCGGCGGTAGACGGGCGCGCCGGCCTCCGTGGCATGCAGCACCGTTCGCTCCAACCCCCACGCGTGCTTCGCCTCCTCCAGCGCGCGCCGGAGCACCGTCTCCGCGGCGCTCTTGCGGCGGTGCTCCGCGAGCGTCGCCACCAGCGCGATGTAGACGATGCCGTCCACGCGCAGCGCCACCGTGCTCGTCGACGGCGCGCCGTCGTGGCAGCCGACGAAGGCCCGGCTCTCGGGGCCGAAGATGCCGGGGGCGGCCAGGGCTTCACGTCCCAGCGCCTGGGGCGTGTCGTAGCTCGCGGCGTTCACGTCCGCGACGGCGTTGTAGCCCCAGGTGTCGTTCACCGGCCGGAGGTCGAGCGGCGGCAGGGGCCGCACCGGCTCCAGCATCCGGTCCGCCACCATGCCCGACGTGGTCATCCCCGGCTTGAGCCCTCGCGTGGCGAGCAGCGCGTCCGCCTGCTCCCGCAGCCCCGGCGCCAGCCACTCCGGCGTCAGCGTGAAGGCCCACCCGTGCGGTCCCTGCGCGAAGTAGCTCGCGGCCGAGTCCACCGCTCGCATCAGCTCCGCCTCCGTCTCCGCCGGCCGGTTGAGGAACGACATGTTCATCAGCGACCACGTCACGTGACCCGCGGTGATGAACACGTCCGCACGCTCCACGACCTCTCCACGGGGCAGCCCCAGCGTCATGAGCCTCCAGGCTCCACGGAACTGCGCATGTGATTCGTCGATCTCGGCTCGGGACATGAGGGGCTCCAGAAGGGTCCAGGAAGTCGGATTCTCCGCATTCATAGACGCTCACGTCTACGTGCGTGAGAGGAGGGGCCTTGCTAAAGCGAGTCCGCAAACCGGGTGCGAGGAGTGGGTCGCGATGACTCCAATGGAAGGGCAGTCCTGGCAGACGACCTGCCGGGTATGTGGCAGGCAGACGTGTCCGAAACCCGAGGCGGTGGCCGCCTGGATGCGCACGATGCTGGACCGCGTGCATGGCACGCAGATGCGCGGCGCGGGTCGGAGGGGACTGCGCGAGGCCCTGGCCATGGAGGGCGTGCTCATCACCACGCACCTGGAGGTGTGGTCGCGCGCGCTCGAAGGCGTGTGCCCGGACTGCATCGCGGACGTGGCTCCGGAGACGGACGAGAAGCTCCAGGATCCGGAGGCGATGCACGAGGCGGCGCTGGAGCGCTGGCGCACCTCCGCGCCGGAGTTGGTCAGCGACGCGGTGGAGTCCGCGGTGGACGACACGCTCCAGGCCGCGCGCGAGGCCGCGACCCGGAACAAGCCGACGATCTGATCAGGCCCAGAGCTCCTGCTCCAGCGTGTCGAGCAGCGCCAGCGCGGCCTCGGGCGTGGGCAGCCCCGCCTCCGTGACGAGCGCTGAATCGAGCGGCATCGCGACCTCCGCGCGCAGCAGGGCCACGGCGCGCTTCTGGGCCTCGCGCAGCGCTGACTGCTCCGGCGCGGACAGACGCGAGCGCGCC
The sequence above is a segment of the Corallococcus exiguus genome. Coding sequences within it:
- a CDS encoding sensor histidine kinase, giving the protein MSAQTRLQVLREMMAEAFLALDAQGIIHELNHRAASLLGLPYGTCQGLTPWEAQPMLAGTTLHERLLDALTTREPARFLSELPSGVWLELSVRPVGGETWVLATDITRRQRAETEVTRTEERFRQLGERFQVALESAQMAVWETNLVTGQVFRSEGHDRLYGYPQLLAEWTHEQFLASLHPDDRPAVEAQVTAIFHNDVLSYSSTFRTHWPDNTWHWLISRSRVIRDANGKVMVVRGAILDITALKETEEALHEAVRTRDDFLSVASHELRTPLTSLRLQVDLLRRMAESKGHEPLGSEKVTTRLDAADRQLKRLTSLLDNLLDVSRIRTGKLDFDLASDDLAPVVQDLVARFGDEAKQAGVELDARVEGPAPCRFDRLKLEQVLSNLISNALRYGQGTPVNVSLRRQDGQLRLTVRDGGPGVPAAERERIFQRFAQVQGSARTGGLGLGLYIVQQIVEAHGGRVWVEEASGGGAAFMVTLPVDGA
- a CDS encoding GNAT family N-acetyltransferase; this translates as MSRAEIDESHAQFRGAWRLMTLGLPRGEVVERADVFITAGHVTWSLMNMSFLNRPAETEAELMRAVDSAASYFAQGPHGWAFTLTPEWLAPGLREQADALLATRGLKPGMTTSGMVADRMLEPVRPLPPLDLRPVNDTWGYNAVADVNAASYDTPQALGREALAAPGIFGPESRAFVGCHDGAPSTSTVALRVDGIVYIALVATLAEHRRKSAAETVLRRALEEAKHAWGLERTVLHATEAGAPVYRRMGYRDVAPFVSYFAPPKGA